In a single window of the Desulfonatronum thiodismutans genome:
- the ybeY gene encoding rRNA maturation RNase YbeY: MPHQSRPSPNRRKLSRPALSRPTEFSLARDAETLRHPVLPLNRAELRDILTRILDVAGLSGDPSEVFSDAFGQPRLELRITSDRGITDLHQRHLGGAGPTNVLSFPTESASDFAPNPNAVNGSIVISADAVIREAFLYGQDPRDHFIRLLTHALLHLADFDHGEIMDDLTEQVVEHLREPTPDNREP; the protein is encoded by the coding sequence ATGCCGCATCAAAGCCGTCCAAGTCCGAACCGACGAAAACTCTCCCGCCCCGCCCTGTCCCGGCCCACTGAATTCAGCCTGGCAAGGGACGCCGAGACCCTGCGCCATCCGGTCCTCCCGTTGAACCGCGCGGAACTCCGGGATATCTTAACCCGGATACTGGACGTCGCTGGGCTTTCCGGGGACCCTTCCGAAGTTTTTTCCGACGCTTTCGGCCAACCGCGGTTGGAGCTGCGGATCACTTCGGACAGAGGGATCACGGACCTGCACCAAAGGCACCTGGGCGGAGCGGGCCCGACCAACGTGCTCAGCTTTCCAACGGAATCAGCCTCCGACTTCGCGCCCAATCCGAACGCGGTCAACGGCTCCATCGTCATCAGCGCGGATGCGGTAATCCGAGAGGCTTTTCTTTACGGCCAGGACCCACGAGATCATTTCATCCGCCTGCTGACCCACGCCCTGCTCCATCTGGCCGACTTCGATCACGGCGAGATCATGGACGACCTGACCGAACAGGTGGTGGAGCACTTGCGCGAGCCCACGCCTGACAACCGTGAACCGTGA